In one Phyllostomus discolor isolate MPI-MPIP mPhyDis1 chromosome 8, mPhyDis1.pri.v3, whole genome shotgun sequence genomic region, the following are encoded:
- the TNFAIP8L1 gene encoding tumor necrosis factor alpha-induced protein 8-like protein 1, which translates to MDTFSTKSLALQAQKKLLSKVATKATVAVFIDDTSSEVLDELYRATKEFTRSRKEAQKVLKNLVKVAVKLSILLRSGQLGGEELALLQRFRQRARRLAMTAVSFHQVDFTFDRRVLATALLECRDLLHQAVGPHLTAKSHGRINHVFGHFANCDFLATLYGPAEPYCSHLRRICDGLTRMLDEDNI; encoded by the coding sequence ATGGACACCTTCAGCACCAAGAGCCTGGCTCTGCAGGCCCAGAAAAAGCTCCTGAGCAAAGTGGCGACCAAGGCGACAGTGGCCGTGTTCATCGATGACACAAGCAGCGAGGTGCTAGACGAGCTGTACCGTGCCACCAAGGAGTTCACCCGCAGCCGCAAGGAGGCTCAGAAGGTGCTCAAGAACCTGGTCAAGGTGGCTGTGAAGCTGAGCATCCTGCTCCGCAGtggccagctgggtggggaggagctggCGCTCCTCCAGCGCTTCCGCCAGAGGGCGCGCCGCCTGGCCATGACGGCCGTCAGTTTCCACCAGGTGGACTTCACCTTTGACAGACGTGTGCTGGCCACTGCCCTGCTCGAGTGCCGGGACTTGCTGCACCAGGCCGTGGGCCCACACCTGACCGCCAAGTCCCACGGCCGCATCAACCATGTCTTTGGCCACTTTGCCAACTGCGACTTCCTGGCCACGCTCTACGGCCCAGCTGAGCCCTACTGCTCCCACCTGCGCCGCATCTGTGACGGGCTCACCAGGATGCTGGATGAGGACAACATATGA